In Deltaproteobacteria bacterium, one DNA window encodes the following:
- a CDS encoding SGNH/GDSL hydrolase family protein, giving the protein MRAAASTAPAGAQRPQRRLLWKLGAALGGVVLGLVICEGLLRRFYFSDHDYFVWPPQLRRVLDMAPGRLPGVAGTGEFRTNSLGMRGDELQPSHTHALLAVGGSTTECYVLDQPKTWPARLQAKLNAQRGDQSVWVGNIGMSGRKAPHHVLQLRYLLPHLPQIQTVLVLTGINDLSLRLSHDDYRPQSLTSADFEDEYIDAAFMIHPRRVFAGPAWYRRLALWQWAYLLYSRQDVARERHRVPGGYETYRQHRRQATAIRRTLPDLTDAINEYRLEVEDMIATARAHGRRLIFLTQPTLWKAGLSPDLEALLWLGGVGDFQVESEHEYYSVEALAQGMDLYNAALVETCRKYQIEVIDLAAQLPKDTTVFYDDCHFNETGAEQVAQIIANYLIEHRQSGRDGAQ; this is encoded by the coding sequence GTGCGAGCGGCGGCGTCCACCGCACCCGCAGGCGCGCAGCGGCCACAGCGGCGGCTCTTGTGGAAGCTCGGAGCCGCGCTTGGCGGTGTGGTGCTCGGCTTGGTGATTTGCGAGGGGCTCCTTCGTCGTTTTTATTTCTCCGATCACGACTATTTCGTCTGGCCGCCGCAGTTGCGGCGCGTGCTCGACATGGCTCCGGGCAGGCTGCCCGGGGTCGCGGGAACCGGCGAGTTTCGCACCAATTCACTCGGGATGCGTGGCGACGAACTCCAGCCGTCGCACACGCACGCGCTGTTGGCCGTCGGCGGCAGCACGACCGAGTGTTATGTGCTCGATCAGCCGAAAACGTGGCCCGCTCGCTTGCAAGCGAAACTCAACGCGCAGCGGGGCGATCAGTCCGTGTGGGTGGGGAATATCGGCATGAGCGGTCGCAAGGCGCCGCACCATGTGCTGCAGCTGCGCTACCTCCTGCCGCATCTGCCGCAGATCCAGACCGTGCTGGTGTTGACCGGCATCAACGATTTATCGCTGCGTCTTTCCCACGACGACTATCGGCCGCAGTCTCTTACGAGTGCCGACTTTGAGGATGAGTACATCGACGCGGCCTTCATGATCCATCCGCGGCGCGTGTTCGCTGGCCCCGCTTGGTATCGACGCCTCGCGCTGTGGCAATGGGCATACTTACTCTACAGCCGCCAGGACGTTGCGCGCGAGCGTCATCGAGTACCCGGAGGGTATGAAACCTACCGGCAACACCGGCGGCAGGCGACGGCAATCCGACGAACGCTGCCTGACCTCACCGACGCGATCAACGAGTACCGCCTCGAGGTTGAGGACATGATTGCGACCGCGCGCGCACACGGTCGCCGCCTCATCTTTCTGACTCAGCCCACGCTGTGGAAAGCGGGACTCTCACCGGACTTGGAAGCGCTGCTGTGGTTGGGCGGCGTCGGCGACTTCCAGGTCGAATCTGAGCACGAGTACTACAGCGTCGAGGCGCTCGCGCAGGGAATGGACTTGTACAACGCGGCGCTGGTCGAGACCTGTCGCAAGTATCAGATCGAGGTCATCGATCTCGCCGCGCAACTGCCGAAGGACACGACCGTCTTCTACGATGACTGTCATTTCAACGAGACCGGCGCCGAGCAGGTCGCGCAGATCATCGCCAACTATCTCATCGAGCATCGGCAGTCCGGGCGCGACGGCGCGCAGTAA
- a CDS encoding MBL fold metallo-hydrolase has protein sequence MVVLFAIAFSGCDQIESRIIERMAGRALTGDRSDLLDDGNLHVVLCGTGTPLADPERAGPCTAVLAGGHFLLVDVGPGSWSKVASERLPRARLDAVLLTHFHSDHIGALGEVVVQSWIAGRSKPLTVFGPPGVEQVVFGFRQAYGFDTEYRVAHHGAEAMPPDGAAAIAKTITLPRPGEAGLVFEADGLRVTAFAVDHAPVAPAYGYRFDYRGRSVIISGDTKKSDNLIHHAHDADLLVHEALAARMIEPVQRYARDHGLTRWAKLTSDVVTYHTTPIEAAQVAKAANVRMLAFTHIVPPLQNFVARWMFLRGVSDAWNGEVVLGKDGMHFTLSPGTAAVVVDTMG, from the coding sequence GTGGTGGTTCTGTTCGCGATCGCCTTCAGCGGATGTGACCAGATCGAGTCGCGCATCATCGAGCGGATGGCTGGACGGGCGCTCACAGGCGACCGCAGCGATCTGCTCGACGACGGCAATCTCCACGTTGTCCTCTGCGGGACGGGAACTCCGTTGGCCGATCCCGAGCGCGCGGGCCCGTGCACCGCGGTGCTCGCCGGCGGCCACTTTCTGCTCGTCGATGTCGGACCCGGTTCGTGGAGCAAGGTGGCATCCGAGCGTTTGCCGCGCGCGCGGCTCGATGCGGTGTTGCTCACCCACTTCCACTCCGATCACATCGGCGCGTTGGGCGAAGTCGTGGTGCAGAGCTGGATTGCCGGACGGAGCAAGCCACTGACAGTCTTCGGTCCGCCCGGCGTGGAGCAGGTCGTCTTCGGTTTTCGCCAGGCCTACGGGTTCGACACGGAGTACCGCGTTGCGCACCACGGCGCGGAGGCAATGCCGCCGGATGGCGCTGCCGCGATCGCGAAGACGATCACGTTGCCTAGGCCTGGCGAGGCGGGACTGGTGTTCGAAGCCGACGGCCTGCGTGTCACGGCGTTCGCGGTGGATCACGCGCCGGTGGCTCCCGCCTATGGCTATCGGTTCGACTACCGCGGACGTTCCGTGATCATCAGCGGCGACACGAAGAAGAGCGACAACCTCATTCATCACGCCCACGATGCGGATCTGTTGGTGCACGAGGCGCTCGCGGCGCGGATGATCGAACCCGTCCAACGCTACGCGCGCGACCACGGCCTGACGCGCTGGGCGAAACTCACCAGCGACGTGGTCACCTACCACACGACGCCGATTGAAGCGGCGCAAGTGGCGAAGGCCGCGAACGTGCGCATGTTGGCGTTCACGCACATCGTCCCGCCGCTGCAAAACTTCGTCGCGCGGTGGATGTTTCTCCGCGGCGTGTCCGATGCGTGGAACGGCGAGGTCGTGCTGGGCAAGGACGGCATGCACTTCACGCTGTCACCCGGAACCGCCGCCGTAGTCGTCGACACGATGGGCTGA
- the ispG gene encoding (E)-4-hydroxy-3-methylbut-2-enyl-diphosphate synthase has product MSTQTRAVCIGRVAVGGGAPIAVQSMCATKTRDIDATVAQTAQLTRAGAAIVRIAIDNAKDAQALKEIRRQTDATLSVDLQENYRLAKDVGPFVDKIRYNPGHLHHVERNKTVREKVRWLADVARDSDCAIRVGVNCGSVAPEFLERYPHDQLEAIVQSALYHCALLDEAGFDRYVVSLKDSDPAKVVAANTRFAAARPDVPLHLGVTEAGLPPDGIIKSRLAFEKLLANHVGDTIRVSLTLPNERKHEEVEVGHQIIADVAAGRFISVPDFGAGLNIISCPSCSRVENDAFVELAQQVKALTTYAQQHRITIAVMGCRVNGPGETDDADLGLWCGPSTVNLKKKDVKVGSFSYTDVLPRLRDELDKLIAESRQ; this is encoded by the coding sequence ATGAGTACGCAGACACGCGCGGTTTGTATCGGCCGTGTCGCCGTTGGCGGTGGCGCGCCGATCGCGGTGCAGAGCATGTGCGCAACCAAAACGCGCGACATCGATGCGACCGTGGCGCAGACCGCGCAGCTCACCCGGGCGGGCGCGGCGATTGTGCGCATCGCTATCGACAACGCCAAGGACGCGCAGGCGTTGAAGGAGATTCGGCGTCAGACCGACGCGACGCTGTCGGTTGATTTGCAGGAGAACTATCGACTGGCGAAAGACGTCGGGCCGTTCGTCGACAAGATTCGTTACAACCCGGGCCACCTGCATCACGTCGAGCGCAACAAGACGGTGCGCGAGAAGGTGCGCTGGCTGGCCGACGTCGCGCGCGACAGCGATTGCGCGATTCGCGTCGGAGTCAACTGCGGCTCGGTGGCGCCGGAGTTCCTCGAACGCTATCCGCACGACCAACTCGAAGCGATCGTGCAGTCGGCGCTCTATCACTGCGCGCTGCTCGATGAAGCCGGCTTCGATCGCTACGTCGTGTCGCTCAAGGACTCCGATCCCGCGAAGGTGGTCGCCGCCAACACGCGCTTCGCCGCAGCGCGTCCCGATGTCCCGTTGCATCTCGGCGTCACTGAAGCCGGGCTGCCGCCCGACGGCATCATCAAGAGTCGGCTGGCGTTCGAAAAACTGCTCGCCAATCACGTCGGCGACACCATCCGCGTGTCGCTCACGTTGCCGAACGAGCGCAAGCACGAGGAAGTCGAAGTCGGCCACCAGATCATCGCCGACGTTGCCGCCGGGCGCTTCATCAGCGTGCCCGACTTCGGCGCCGGGCTGAACATCATTTCTTGTCCGAGCTGTTCGCGCGTCGAAAACGATGCCTTCGTCGAACTGGCGCAGCAGGTGAAGGCGCTGACCACTTACGCGCAACAGCATCGCATCACCATTGCGGTGATGGGCTGCCGTGTGAATGGCCCCGGCGAAACCGACGACGCCGATCTCGGTTTGTGGTGTGGTCCGTCGACGGTGAATCTCAAGAAGAAGGACGTCAAGGTCGGCAGCTTCAGTTACACCGACGTGTTGCCGCGCTTGCGCGATGAACTCGACAAGCTGATCGCTGAGAGCCGGCAGTAG